From a region of the Aeoliella mucimassa genome:
- a CDS encoding transcriptional regulator, whose product MPELTPNATTASEEVPADVRQLAEFIHGLPDHYSEQILPVLDRVLESTKRRRRILTLVQDALGQLRLDMKYLMFDLEATRRERDTYKEQLENE is encoded by the coding sequence ATGCCCGAACTTACGCCGAATGCCACCACTGCTAGCGAAGAAGTCCCCGCCGATGTCCGCCAACTTGCGGAGTTCATCCACGGTTTGCCAGATCACTATTCGGAACAGATTCTACCGGTGCTTGACCGCGTGCTGGAAAGCACCAAGCGTCGTCGTCGGATCCTGACGCTGGTACAAGATGCCTTGGGCCAACTCCGGCTTGATATGAAGTACTTGATGTTCGACCTCGAGGCCACCCGCCGCGAGCGAGATACATACAAGGAGCAGTTGGAGAACGAATAA
- a CDS encoding MJ0042-type zinc finger domain-containing protein — protein sequence MSDSTITTQCPHCRTRFKVDLRHVGRQARCPNCKAGFEVHAVAEPTSKPSGPTFVGVNCRLCGTRLYGRHDQVGQLLTCPDCNTKTKLPAPKPKEPTKMPAAMLGQQYELWDGDSQPWGTELLKQQKALVPVRCEVCETLQYVEPAMIGQAIECPDCGHATVVKAPKPKLPPAPAEPDLEVEEVRVDESFAPSMPPIYSRYEDFESLSPEEQLAAMNRVVTNRKSRPQMNAWPLLTGWKAFLTGPGVVSRCLSIGILLAFFFTVAVWVYPMILSGYGAVVGLPIMVATAAMIMLGLASASACAIKVVTESSEGNDRIEEWPVNNPVDWMGESFYMAIGVMSSGILGYLIAWASGADVAGKLLGIAASMWVCFPVVHLSTLEALSPWSLLMPGVLRSMTKSAGSWLQFYLLSAIVVGLFVGTVMLLNRYSPELISLAAIPFMIAGMFYFRMLGRLAWRIRHDGDS from the coding sequence TACGCGGTTTAAGGTGGACCTGAGACACGTGGGGCGCCAGGCTCGGTGCCCGAATTGCAAGGCGGGGTTCGAAGTGCACGCGGTCGCCGAGCCGACGTCGAAGCCGAGTGGGCCGACCTTCGTGGGGGTGAATTGCCGACTCTGCGGCACCCGACTCTATGGCCGGCACGACCAGGTGGGGCAGCTGCTGACTTGTCCCGACTGCAACACGAAGACCAAGTTGCCGGCCCCCAAGCCGAAAGAGCCTACGAAAATGCCAGCCGCTATGCTGGGGCAGCAGTACGAGTTGTGGGATGGCGACTCGCAGCCTTGGGGAACTGAACTGCTGAAGCAGCAAAAAGCGTTAGTGCCGGTTCGCTGCGAAGTGTGTGAGACCCTGCAGTACGTCGAACCGGCGATGATTGGCCAAGCGATCGAATGCCCCGACTGCGGGCACGCAACGGTAGTGAAAGCACCTAAGCCAAAGCTCCCGCCAGCCCCCGCCGAGCCCGATCTGGAAGTGGAGGAGGTACGAGTCGACGAGTCGTTTGCACCGTCGATGCCGCCGATCTACTCGCGGTACGAGGATTTCGAGTCGCTGTCGCCAGAAGAGCAGCTGGCCGCGATGAATCGAGTTGTTACCAACCGCAAGAGCCGACCCCAGATGAATGCCTGGCCGTTGCTCACTGGTTGGAAGGCCTTTCTCACCGGGCCGGGGGTCGTGAGTCGCTGTCTATCGATTGGCATCCTGCTGGCCTTCTTCTTTACGGTGGCCGTGTGGGTGTATCCGATGATTCTTAGCGGTTACGGTGCCGTGGTTGGATTGCCTATTATGGTCGCCACGGCGGCGATGATCATGCTCGGCCTGGCCTCGGCCTCGGCCTGCGCCATCAAGGTGGTGACCGAGAGTTCGGAGGGGAATGACCGCATCGAGGAGTGGCCGGTCAATAATCCGGTCGACTGGATGGGAGAGTCTTTCTACATGGCGATCGGAGTAATGAGTTCCGGTATTCTCGGTTACCTCATCGCGTGGGCCTCCGGGGCCGACGTGGCTGGCAAACTGCTTGGCATCGCTGCGAGCATGTGGGTTTGCTTTCCTGTGGTCCATCTGTCGACACTCGAAGCCTTGTCTCCCTGGTCGCTGCTGATGCCAGGCGTGTTGCGGAGTATGACGAAAAGCGCAGGAAGCTGGTTGCAGTTTTACTTGCTATCAGCAATCGTGGTTGGTCTGTTTGTGGGGACCGTGATGCTGCTGAATCGCTACTCGCCTGAATTGATCTCGCTAGCGGCGATTCCCTTCATGATTGCCGGTATGTTCTACTTTCGCATGCTGGGGCGATTGGCCTGGCGAATCCGCCATGACGGTGACTCTTGA
- a CDS encoding protein kinase domain-containing protein: protein MSTVTTADDLERRAMEVGILDHRQLQVVRGELGTRSPDLATMSQELLRRNLLTQYQLERLVKGLQSGFFYGKYKVLYCVGAGSFARVFRAVHVDTNEVFAVKVLRNRCITEYADSFRREGELGASLKHPNIVPIHEVYSKRDVHYIVMDFIEGRNLREFTRVRRVFAPLEAAKILDGMLAGLNYAFQQGVSHRDLKMSNVLVSSEGESKLLDFGLAAIESDVAGDTGVKRTVEYAALERATGVRKDDARSDIFFAGCIFYHMLSGRSPMPEGRDRAKQLSKETFQNIPPIASVAPKVPPTFAKVINRAIEFDPEKRYQTPLEMLTDLKIAAKRLAERGATQSVKNELASNEGHNEQGEPRRLMVVESNVKMQDVLRNLFKQHGYRVLVASDPERAIDRFYTDSDAAEVVLFSSGHNGRATLEAFNRFATESGTRDIPAILLLDEAHATWEPEANVSDHRLTITMPIKQRELRQAVRKVLSRQAV, encoded by the coding sequence ATGTCCACCGTTACAACTGCGGATGATCTGGAACGGCGCGCCATGGAGGTGGGCATTCTCGACCATCGCCAATTACAAGTGGTTCGAGGAGAGCTAGGCACCCGTTCGCCCGACCTGGCTACCATGTCGCAAGAGTTGCTGCGCCGCAACTTACTTACCCAGTACCAGCTCGAACGGTTAGTCAAAGGCTTACAGTCGGGCTTCTTCTACGGCAAGTACAAGGTGCTGTATTGCGTCGGCGCGGGATCGTTCGCCCGCGTGTTTCGCGCAGTGCACGTCGATACCAACGAGGTGTTTGCCGTAAAGGTGCTCCGCAACCGGTGCATCACCGAATACGCCGACTCGTTCCGTCGCGAAGGGGAACTCGGCGCTTCGCTGAAACATCCCAACATTGTCCCGATTCACGAAGTCTATTCCAAACGCGATGTGCACTACATTGTGATGGACTTCATCGAAGGACGGAATCTGCGTGAATTCACTCGGGTGCGTCGCGTGTTTGCGCCGCTCGAAGCGGCCAAAATCCTCGACGGCATGCTGGCTGGGCTCAACTACGCCTTCCAGCAAGGTGTGTCGCACCGCGACTTGAAGATGTCGAACGTGCTTGTCTCAAGCGAAGGCGAGTCGAAACTGCTTGACTTCGGTCTGGCGGCGATCGAAAGCGACGTCGCTGGCGATACCGGCGTGAAACGTACCGTGGAGTATGCCGCCCTCGAGCGCGCAACCGGAGTGCGTAAAGACGATGCCCGTAGCGATATCTTCTTCGCCGGGTGCATTTTCTACCATATGCTAAGTGGTCGCTCGCCGATGCCTGAGGGTCGTGATCGGGCAAAGCAGTTGAGTAAAGAAACCTTCCAGAACATTCCTCCCATCGCCAGCGTTGCCCCGAAGGTGCCGCCGACGTTTGCCAAGGTGATTAACCGGGCGATAGAGTTCGATCCCGAAAAGCGGTATCAGACTCCGCTCGAAATGCTCACCGATCTGAAGATTGCTGCCAAGCGTCTAGCCGAGCGTGGTGCAACCCAGAGTGTGAAGAACGAACTGGCGAGCAACGAAGGCCATAACGAACAAGGCGAGCCACGCCGGTTGATGGTGGTGGAGTCGAACGTAAAGATGCAGGACGTACTCCGCAATCTTTTCAAGCAACATGGCTATCGCGTGCTCGTGGCCAGCGATCCCGAGCGGGCGATCGATCGCTTCTACACCGACTCCGACGCCGCTGAGGTGGTACTGTTCAGTAGCGGTCATAATGGCCGCGCAACGCTCGAGGCATTCAACCGCTTCGCCACCGAATCTGGCACCCGCGATATTCCAGCCATTCTCTTGCTGGATGAGGCACACGCTACGTGGGAGCCAGAAGCCAACGTCAGCGATCACCGATTGACGATCACGATGCCGATCAAGCAGCGTGAATTGCGTCAGGCAGTTCGCAAAGTGCTAAGCCGACAAGCGGTGTAA